A window of Apium graveolens cultivar Ventura chromosome 8, ASM990537v1, whole genome shotgun sequence contains these coding sequences:
- the LOC141678226 gene encoding serine carboxypeptidase-like 34: MAVFRLMYSWVYFFVVLTLAGVAFSRHQISDISYQVRAAQEADRIIELPGQPQVSFKQYSGYVTVNESHGRALFYWFFEATESPENKPLLLWLNGGPGCSSIGYGAAEELGPFLSQKGKPELKFNKNAWNKAANLLFLEAPVGVGFSYTNTSSDIKELGDEITATDSYTFLVNWFKRFPQYKSHDFYISGESYAGHYVPQLSEVIFDKNMHVPKKEYINFKGFMIGNALMDDETDQKGMVDYAWDHAVISDHLYDEIKLECNFSNENTTDACDTAIGKYFDVYKIIDMYSLYAPTCFDNATSSTRKFTGIRGIAPRLFSKQKGWHQKPAGYDPCLSEYTEVYLNRPDVQKALHANVTKMSYPWTHCSDTITFWKEAPASMLPVIRKLVNGGIRVWVFSGDTDGRIPVTSTRLTLKKLGLKTVQDWSPWYSSHEVGGWTVEYEGLMFVTVRGAGHQVPTFKPKQALQLVKHFLANKKLPSTPS, encoded by the exons ATGGCTGTCTTTAGGTTGATGTATAGTTGGGTTTATTTTTTTGTGGTGCTGACTTTAGCTGGAGTTGCATTCTCCAGGCATCAAATTAGTGACATAAGTTATCAAGTGAGAGCTGCACAGGAAGCTGACCGGATTATCGAGCTTCCGGGGCAGCCTCAGGTGAGTTTTAAGCAGTATTCAGGGTATGTTACGGTTAATGAAAGCCATGGAAGGGCACTGTTTTATTGGTTTTTCGAAGCTACAGAGTCCCCTGAAAACAAGCCTCTTCTTCTTTGGCTTAATGGAG GGCCTGGATGTTCATCAATAGGATATGGAGCAGCAGAGGAATTGGGTCCTTTCCTCTCTCAGAAAGGCAAACCAGAGCTAAAATTCAACAAAAACGCGTGGAATAAAG CGGCAAATTTGTTGTTCCTAGAAGCTCCGGTTGGAGTTGGATTTTCTTACACAAATACCAGTAGTGATATTAAAGAGCTAGGCGATGAAATTACAG CCACGGACTCGTATACATTTCTAGTGAATTGGTTTAAAAGGTTTCCCCAGTACAAGTCCCATGATTTCTACATTTCAGGAGAGAGTTATGCAG GTCACTATGTTCCCCAACTTTCTGAAGTCATATTTGATAAGAACATGCATGTCCCTAAGAAAGAATACATAAACTTCAAGGGCTTCATG ATTGGGAATGCATTGATGGACGATGAAACTGATCAGAAAGGAATGGTAGATTATGCATGGGACCATGCTGTAATATCTGATCACCTATACGACGAAATCAAGCTTGAATGCAACTTCAGTAATGAAAATACAACAGATGCTTGTGACACCGCCATTGGAAAATATTTTGATGTTTACAAAATCATAGACATGTACAGCTTGTACGCTCCAACATGCTTTGATAATGCCACCAGCAGTACTAGGAAATTTACAGGGATCCGTGGCATTGCTCCTCGTTTATTCTCTAAGCAG AAAGGATGGCACCAGAAGCCAGCTGGTTATGATCCTTGCCTATCAGAGTATACAGAAGTGTATCTAAATAGACCTGATGTTCAGAAGGCACTTCATGCTAATGTCACCAAAATGTCTTATCCATGGACTCACTGCAG TGATACCATAACATTCTGGAAAGAGGCACCAGCCTCCATGCTACCAGTCATCCGAAAGCTCGTGAATGGAGGGATTCGCGTTTGGGTTTTTAG CGGAGATACTGATGGAAGAATACCAGTAACATCAACAAGGCTAACTCTGAAAAAACTAGGACTTAAGACAGTTCAAGATTGGAGTCCTTGGTACAGCAgtcatgag GTTGGTGGATGGACAGTAGAGTATGAAGGACTGATGTTTGTGACAGTAAGAGGAGCTGGTCATCAAGTTCCAACTTTCAAACCCAAACAAGCCCTCCAACTAGTCAAGCATTTTTTGGCCAATAAGAAGTTGCCATCTACACCATCTTAA